In Humulus lupulus chromosome 7, drHumLupu1.1, whole genome shotgun sequence, the following are encoded in one genomic region:
- the LOC133792422 gene encoding uncharacterized protein LOC133792422: protein MAVLDVCRLNKFGIGALLETKIKGMKIKEVMCSTFVGWDYYSSLSLEDRLGGRPILVKETEVARKWLDLGMADELKIMGSFYTWSNNQEGGKRIFSKLDRVFTNEAWLDLFLLVSAVSHWEVISDHCFILLKQLVDMRMGVKSFRFYNMWASHPRFRETVLASWSKPLQYEGRGLEQIVWKLTRLKHVLKYFNWQVMGDVACNYERSKILYQHAKTNLLADLSNNRLNSEERDAYFLKKRIIANRIVSFIDDDGQVEDDYNKVIHHFLQNFKNFLGAASKASGRIDPQVIAYGPVLGLEAQIQLIKPFTYHEVKAALFSIHSIKSPGPDGYGAGFFKALWKDIGKEVSMDVLNFFDSGSIPHYLNNTIISLIPKVDHLVSAADFRPIACFYTLQMHFKNDV from the exons ATGGCGGTTCTTGATGTCTGTAGATTGAATAAATTTGGTATTGGGGCTCTTCTTGAAACAAAAATAAAGGGAATGAAGATTAAGGAAGTTATGTGTTCTACTTTTGTTGGTTGGGATTACTATAGTAGTTTGAGCTTGGAGG ACAGATTGGGAGGGAGACCTATTTTAGTGAAGGAAACGGAGGTTGCGAGGAAGTGGCTTGACCTTGGTATGGCTGATGAACTAAAGATAATGGGATCATTTTATACTTGGTCTAATAATCAAGAAGGGGGGAAGCGCATATTTTCTAAGCTGGATAGGGTGTTTACTAATGAAGCTTGGCTTGATCTATTTCTGTTAGTTAGTGCTGTTTCTCATTGGGAGGTAATATCAGATCATTGTTTTATTCTTCTCAAGCAACTTGTAGATATGAGGATGGGGGTGAAGTCGTTTCGTTTCTATAATATGTGGGCCTCTCATCCTAGATTTAGGGAGACAGTCTTGGCTAGTTGGTCTAAACCGCTACAGTATGAAGGTCGTGGCTTGGAACAGATTGTTTGGAAGCTTACTCGTCTGAAACATGTTTTGAAGTATTTTAATTGGCAGGTTATGGGGGATGTTGCTTGTAATTATGAGAGAAGTAAAATTTTATATCAACATGCCAAAACCAATCTACTTGCTGATCTAAGTAATAACAGATTGAACTCTGAGGAAAGAGATGCCTATTT TTTAAAGAAGAGGATCATAGCTAATAGGATTGTGTCATTTATCGATGATGATGGTCAGGTTGAGGATGATTATAATAAGGTTATCCATCATTTTCTTCAGAATTTTAAGAACTTTTTGGGTGCTGCAAGTAAGGCGTCAGGTAGAATTGATCCTCAAGTTATTGCTTATGGTCCGGTCTTGGGTCTAGAAGCTCAGATTCAGTTAATCAAGCCGTTCACTTATCATGAAGTTAAAGCGGCTTTGTTTAGCATTCACTCAATTAAGAGCCCAGGTCCTGATGGTTATGGAGCGGGATTTTTCAAAGCACTATGGAAGGATATAGGTAAGGAGGTCTCTATGGATGTCCTTAATTTCTTTGATTCAGGTAGTATCCCTCATTATCTGAATAATACTATCATTTCTCTTATTCCTAAGGTGGATCATCTGGTTTCGGCAGCTGATTTTAGGCCTATTGCTTGTTTCTACACTCTACAAATGCATTTCAAAAATGATGTGTAG